The Oryza glaberrima chromosome 5, OglaRS2, whole genome shotgun sequence DNA segment ctcacttaTACCctttgtctaaatttattgttCTAAGGTtaggttaaatttttttatggacGGAGTATACACAAAGTGCACACTGTCTAGAGGGTCTAGAGGGTTTTAAAGTTAGTGTGTTCTGGTTTGAAAATTTCTTGAAGTTAACAAATACTTCATCTttcacaaaatataataacctaCTACAATAGATTAATGAAcgtgttcagattcgtagtagtaGAAAATATCTCATCCGATTCTAAGTAGATTCAGAAGTAAAATTAGCTCATACACTACTTTATTTCTGCATGAAATTCTTAACATCTCTTATGGAACATTTACCATTGTGTCACCTTACCAGGTGATTTCCTCGGACCCTTACCGGTGACATCGCGTCATCACCAGCAATCACAATTCATCAAGCCAACAGTAACATACCCACCACAGCTGAATGCACACTCGCCGCTGCAAAGCAGCAGCAACTCCGACCCACCGTCACCGCTGCTGCAAccgtctccgcctccaccggcggcgagcggcggcacggTGTCGTACGGCGAcctggtggcggcgacgaacgGCTTCTCCGAGGGCAACCTGCTCGGGGAGGGCGGGTTCGGGCACGTGTACCGCGGCGAGCTGCTCCTGCACGACGGCCGGAGGCAGCCGGTGGCCATCAAGAAGCTCCGGCCGGGGAGCCGGCAGGGCGAGCGCGAGTTCCGCGCCGAGGTGGACATCATCAGCCGCGTCCACCACCGCAACCTCGTCTCCCTCGTGGGCTACTGCATCCACGccgaccaccgcctcctcgtctACGAGTTCGTCCCCAACAAGACGCTGGACTTCCACCTCCACGGTACTTTCTACTCTCttagtttcatattataattcattttaattttttttcttagtccaACCTttctaagtttgattaaatttatataaaaatatagtaacaacTATCACATCAATTTAGTTTCACTGGATGTATATATTCTGATACTacgtttgttttgtgttaaaaatattgctcaaaccttaaaaaaaattgacttgaaaaaagtcaaagtgatttataatataaaaataaaaggagtaCTGCACTTCTCGTTTTTTAATTTTCGCGTTGTCTGCGCCATTCACGAAATGAGAGCTTCTTCTCTTCTACTCCGGTGCAGGGAGCAGCCGGCCGACGCTGGATTGGCCACAGAGGTGGATGATCGCCGTCGGGTCGGCCAAGGGGTTGGCCTACCTGCACGAAGACTGTAAGTtacttgttttcttcttctctctatctTGGTCTGAAATTTTCAAGATTTTTTCTTTGATTTAAATTCATGTTGATTGTTGATTGACTTCAGGTCGTCCAAAGATTATTCACCGAGACATCAAGGCAGCCAACATCCTTCTCGATTACAAATTCGAGCCAAAGGTAAACGAAGGATGAGATCATTATCAGTCACACCGGCCGGCAAGAAGATTACCACAAAACAATTGCTATATTTCAGAACGAGCATTTTTGCTGTGCATGCAGGTTGCGGACTTTGGGCTAGCCAAGATCCAACCGGGAGACGACACACACGTTTCCACCCGCGTGATGGGCACCTTCGGGTAACACATTCTTAGCGTGAccctattttttatttttaagataatggaatgaaacaaCGTGATTGATCAAAGAgatacaaccaattattatagaattcaaaaaaaaaaaaccccacacGAAGTTCAcattgtgtttgtgtttgtgtttcacgagagtttagaatagtttaTCTGATGTGATGATGCAATCGACgcttgtttattttttctttctttcagctACTTGGCGCCGGAGTATGCTACTACTGGCAAAGTAAACGACAGATCAGACGTCTTCTCCTTCGGTGTCGTTCTTCTGGAGCTGATCACCGGGAAGAGGCCTGTCATTTCGACTGAGCCCTTCAACGACGAGACTCTGGTTTCTTGGGTATGTATACCATGCATGAATCTCTATGGTTCTTTCAGTGGTTCAGTTTAGTCCAGCCATCCATAGTTagtgttacaacttacaaataAAGAACTTGGCGGTACTATGCATGAAAAACATAGCATTTTTGCATAGTGAGAACTGAGAAGCAGCTGTCCTGCTAATCAGGGCCGGAGCTATAACAAAATGGAGGGTGATGgcacttgtttaatttactctattttagatTGAGTTTAAGTTG contains these protein-coding regions:
- the LOC127774275 gene encoding proline-rich receptor-like protein kinase PERK1 codes for the protein MIAIVAAIVALLVLGAVAAGLLCFCSRRRRRRRRQPTSPGDFLGPLPVTSRHHQQSQFIKPTVTYPPQLNAHSPLQSSSNSDPPSPLLQPSPPPPAASGGTVSYGDLVAATNGFSEGNLLGEGGFGHVYRGELLLHDGRRQPVAIKKLRPGSRQGEREFRAEVDIISRVHHRNLVSLVGYCIHADHRLLVYEFVPNKTLDFHLHGSSRPTLDWPQRWMIAVGSAKGLAYLHEDCRPKIIHRDIKAANILLDYKFEPKVADFGLAKIQPGDDTHVSTRVMGTFGYLAPEYATTGKVNDRSDVFSFGVVLLELITGKRPVISTEPFNDETLVSWARPLLTKALEQHVYDDLIDPKLDALYDAHDMHRLISCAAAAVRHTARSRPRMTQIVRYLEGELSIDDLNAGVAPGQSSLRSQEHSGDTTELVRRRLRRVAFPPGSGVTVTGTGAVTDSGYLSEATSEYGVNPSISSSSGGDDDDTAGEVVGGVTATSRPHAAAAASSPDTSEVASPHAGELAADAAKPMSRRTRLGRFP